The genomic window GGAATCCGACGAATCGGGCGGCGGAGGGTGGGGGGGCGGGGGAGAAGCGTGCTTCTTCGCCCGATGAGCGGATTTCTTCGGCGGCGCGGGCGACTTCTCGGGCGGCGACGCCTTTTCCGCGGAGGGCTTGCCGGCGACGTCCGCGTCGATCCCGCGCTCGGCGCGTTGTTCGCGGGCGATCGCGCCGAGCTGCTTCGTGTCGGTGCGGTCGAGCTTCTTCTTCTCCTCGACCGGGACCACGGTTTCCTCGCGCGCGACCTCCGACTGCTTGACCGTCAGGAAGCGTCCGTCTTTCGTGGTGAAACTCACCATTCCGCTGCGGTGTTTCGGGGGCTGCGGGACGTCGTAGCGCTCTCCCGATTTCATCGTCAGGATCACTTCGGCGGAGAGGGGAGCGGCGAGAAAGAGAAGAACGACGGCCCGGCCCGGGAACCTCATCCGGCGATTCTACGACGATCCGCCCCCGCCCGCGACACTTCGCGGACGATCTTCTTGGTGAGGGACGGCGCCGCCGACCTCTCGATCTGACCGGCGGTCATCCACCGGTCGCCCGGCGCGGCCGACGCGCGGCGCGCGCGGTAGACCTCCACGCGGACCCGCCGGCCCGCGATCGGCTGCTCGACGATCTCGCGGGGACGCGAGGCGGCGCCGGGAAACCCTCGACGGAACCGCGCGCGCGCGACCGCGAGAGAGTCGGCCTCTTCGCCCGGGAGCTCCCACATTCCGGCCAGGAACCCGGAAGTCCGTCGGCGGACGAGAAATTTCCCTTCGGGCGACACGACGGCCGCGACGCAGCGAAAGAACGGGCGCGCGGCGGGCCGCTGCGGGCGAATCGGGAACGCGTCGACCGAGCCGCGGCGGAACGCGGCGCAATGCGCGCTCAGCGGGCAGGAAGGGCAATCCGGCCGTCTCGGCCGGCAGATCGTCTGGCCGAGGTCGAAGATCGCGGCGACCGAATCTCCGGGACGGCGCGCGGAGACGACGTCGCCAACCCGGCTCTCCGGTTCCGCCGTCGCGAAGAGCCGCGAGACGACCCGGCGGACGTTCGCCTCCATCGGGAGGGTCGGACGCCCGAACGCGATCGCCGCGACGGCTCGCGACATGTACTCTCCCATTCCGGGCAACGCGCGAAGAGCTTCGACGTCGTCGGGAAGCTTGCCGCCGTGCCGTTCCACGACCAGCCTTGCCGCGCGATGGAGATTGCGGGCGCGCGCGTAGTACCCGAGCCCGGACCAGGCGGCGAGGACGGCGTCGGGACGCGCGCGGGCGAGCGCCTCGACCGTCGGGAACCTCCGCAGGAACTCCGCGTAACGCGGGAGCGCCGCCTGCACGGTCGTCTGCTGGAGCATGACCTCCGACACCCAGATCGCGTACGGATCGCGCGTTCCCCGCCACGGGAGCTCGCGCTTCTCGCGGTCGAACCAGGCGAGGAGCTTCGAACGAAGACGATCGCCGCCGGACATCGGGCGGCGATCGTAGCAAAGCCCCTCGCGGGCCGGTGACCGACCG from Thermoanaerobaculia bacterium includes these protein-coding regions:
- a CDS encoding A/G-specific adenine glycosylase codes for the protein GRSPAREGLCYDRRPMSGGDRLRSKLLAWFDREKRELPWRGTRDPYAIWVSEVMLQQTTVQAALPRYAEFLRRFPTVEALARARPDAVLAAWSGLGYYARARNLHRAARLVVERHGGKLPDDVEALRALPGMGEYMSRAVAAIAFGRPTLPMEANVRRVVSRLFATAEPESRVGDVVSARRPGDSVAAIFDLGQTICRPRRPDCPSCPLSAHCAAFRRGSVDAFPIRPQRPAARPFFRCVAAVVSPEGKFLVRRRTSGFLAGMWELPGEEADSLAVARARFRRGFPGAASRPREIVEQPIAGRRVRVEVYRARRASAAPGDRWMTAGQIERSAAPSLTKKIVREVSRAGADRRRIAG